In Deinococcus yavapaiensis KR-236, one genomic interval encodes:
- a CDS encoding alpha-mannosidase, whose amino-acid sequence MTIRSERPETRHERTFKVHMYHHTHWDREWWSTKERFRFRLVRTIDRILDTLEGDAGLNCFVLDGQTIVLKDYLQVRPAQRERVARHIREGRLFVGPWHILPDEFLVSGEATVRNLLLAERTARELDVPTSRVGYLPDSFGHLAQMPQILSGFGIDSAIVWRGFGAPPLGGEEGEGDVGRDSYLLPRARDARFPNRITSEFWWTALDGTRVLGVQLPLEYYRSHYKVSPGDETATHDQTIGRARRTLNYLKKYAATDVILEPMGGDHLPVDPRLPTLLKGINEAVGNEGFTYEVSSLDAFVEDVKAQSDRVTVEWHGEGRAFGRKAHLLPGVFSARLYLKRRNYEAQTALERFAEPLQAFASLHGESYERDYLWTAWERLIENHPHDSICGCSIDQVHREMITRFDEANQIADLLASDAHEALASRVDTSFAPGSLPISVFNPLNWTRADLATVLINGYLEVSPDTWALTDHEGNEVPFQTRTVHHETEKAEAFDWLGTAYTRSHDHNEFTEVRFVAKDVPGLGYRAYALRRRDKRRPDVRVRPYGVLGNVALDKGDTAPSDLLIAPGVLENAFVCVTVNFDDGTFDLHDKTTGETYERLGSFTDGGDNGDTYNYAWPLGDQIFSTSRVQPSVGWVEVGPASATLRVTWSLSLPGGLSNDRQSRSTEKVAFTLHHDVTLHAGVKRVDLKAHFDNTAKDHRLRAHFPLGAPVAVSSAETPYGVVDRPTALPNGQRGSAEPAVDEHPQTTFLSVTDGRRGLTIANRGLPEFSVSPDGTANLTVLRAVGYLSREDFLTRVGGAGPTIAVPDAQMLGPVFAEYSLVPHARSWADANAWREAHDFASPLHTATVISQVIPLRNAFHALDASLPPVGQFLNVEGRVLVTTVKEAELSDDLIVRFVNQTPESQRASVSLPHLAAARRVDLSETLVEDLAVEGGAVTLDARPWEIVTLALKVRP is encoded by the coding sequence GTGACGATCCGCTCCGAGCGTCCCGAAACGCGGCACGAACGCACCTTCAAAGTGCACATGTACCACCACACCCACTGGGACCGCGAGTGGTGGAGCACGAAGGAACGCTTTCGCTTTCGCCTCGTCCGCACGATCGACCGCATCCTCGACACCCTCGAAGGAGACGCGGGCCTCAACTGCTTCGTGCTCGACGGGCAGACGATCGTGCTCAAAGACTACCTGCAGGTGCGTCCCGCTCAACGCGAGCGCGTCGCTCGGCACATCCGCGAAGGTCGCCTCTTCGTCGGGCCGTGGCACATCCTGCCCGACGAGTTCCTCGTGAGCGGCGAGGCGACCGTTCGCAACCTGCTGCTCGCCGAGCGCACGGCCCGTGAACTCGACGTGCCGACGAGCCGCGTCGGTTACCTGCCCGACTCGTTCGGACACCTCGCGCAGATGCCGCAGATCCTGTCGGGCTTCGGCATCGACTCGGCCATCGTGTGGCGCGGGTTCGGCGCGCCGCCCCTCGGCGGCGAGGAAGGCGAGGGGGACGTCGGGCGCGACTCGTACCTGCTGCCCCGCGCGCGCGACGCACGCTTTCCCAACCGCATCACGTCCGAGTTCTGGTGGACGGCGCTCGACGGCACGCGCGTCCTCGGCGTGCAACTGCCGCTCGAGTACTACCGCAGCCACTACAAGGTGAGCCCCGGCGACGAGACCGCCACGCACGACCAAACGATCGGGCGCGCGCGGCGCACGCTGAACTACCTCAAGAAGTACGCCGCGACGGACGTCATCCTCGAACCGATGGGCGGCGACCACCTGCCCGTCGATCCGCGCCTTCCGACTTTGCTCAAGGGCATCAACGAGGCCGTCGGGAACGAAGGCTTCACGTACGAGGTGAGTTCCCTCGACGCCTTCGTCGAAGACGTGAAAGCCCAATCGGACCGCGTCACGGTCGAGTGGCACGGCGAGGGACGCGCCTTCGGCCGCAAGGCGCACCTCCTGCCCGGCGTGTTCAGCGCGCGCCTGTACCTCAAGCGTCGCAACTACGAAGCGCAAACGGCGCTGGAGCGCTTCGCGGAGCCTTTGCAGGCCTTCGCGTCCCTGCACGGCGAGTCGTACGAGCGCGACTACCTGTGGACCGCGTGGGAGCGCCTCATCGAGAACCACCCGCACGACTCCATCTGCGGCTGCTCTATCGACCAGGTGCACCGCGAGATGATCACGCGCTTCGACGAAGCGAACCAGATCGCCGATCTTCTCGCGAGCGACGCGCACGAAGCCCTCGCCTCACGCGTCGACACGAGCTTCGCGCCGGGAAGCCTCCCGATCAGCGTCTTCAACCCTCTCAACTGGACGCGCGCCGACCTCGCGACCGTCCTGATCAACGGGTACCTGGAAGTCTCGCCCGACACGTGGGCGCTGACCGACCATGAAGGCAACGAGGTGCCGTTTCAAACGCGCACCGTGCACCACGAGACGGAGAAGGCCGAGGCGTTCGACTGGCTTGGGACCGCTTACACGCGTTCGCACGACCACAACGAGTTCACCGAGGTGCGCTTCGTCGCGAAGGACGTGCCGGGGCTCGGCTACCGCGCGTACGCCCTGCGTCGGCGCGACAAGCGCCGTCCCGACGTGCGCGTGCGCCCTTACGGCGTGCTCGGCAACGTCGCCCTCGACAAGGGCGACACCGCCCCGAGCGACCTCCTGATCGCGCCGGGCGTCCTCGAAAACGCGTTCGTGTGCGTCACCGTGAACTTCGACGACGGCACCTTCGACTTGCACGACAAGACGACCGGCGAAACGTACGAACGCCTCGGCTCGTTCACCGACGGCGGCGACAACGGCGACACGTACAACTACGCCTGGCCCCTCGGCGACCAAATCTTCTCCACGAGCCGCGTCCAGCCCAGCGTCGGCTGGGTCGAAGTCGGTCCCGCCTCCGCCACCTTGCGCGTCACGTGGTCCCTGAGCCTTCCCGGCGGCCTCTCGAACGACCGACAAAGCCGCTCGACCGAGAAGGTCGCGTTCACGTTGCATCACGACGTCACGCTTCACGCGGGTGTCAAGCGCGTCGACCTCAAGGCGCACTTCGACAACACCGCGAAAGACCACCGCCTGCGCGCGCACTTTCCGCTCGGCGCGCCCGTCGCCGTGTCGAGCGCCGAGACGCCGTACGGCGTCGTCGACCGCCCCACCGCCCTTCCGAACGGCCAGCGCGGCAGCGCCGAACCTGCCGTGGACGAGCATCCCCAAACGACCTTCCTGAGCGTCACGGACGGACGGCGCGGCCTCACCATCGCCAACCGGGGACTGCCGGAATTCAGCGTGTCGCCCGACGGCACCGCCAACCTCACTGTGCTGCGAGCCGTCGGCTACCTTTCGCGCGAAGACTTCCTCACGCGCGTCGGCGGCGCGGGTCCCACGATCGCCGTACCGGACGCGCAGATGCTCGGGCCCGTCTTCGCCGAGTACAGCCTCGTTCCGCACGCGCGAAGCTGGGCGGACGCGAACGCGTGGAGGGAAGCGCACGACTTCGCGTCGCCCCTGCACACCGCCACGGTGATTTCGCAAGTCATTCCGCTGCGCAACGCCTTCCACGCGCTCGACGCGTCGCTGCCGCCCGTCGGGCAGTTTTTGAACGTCGAGGGCCGCGTGCTCGTCACGACCGTCAAGGAGGCCGAATTGTCCGACGACCTTATCGTGCGCTTCGTCAACCAAACGCCCGAATCGCAGCGAGCGAGCGTGAGCTTGCCTCACCTCGCCGCCGCGCGCCGCGTGGACCTCTCCGAGACGTTGGTCGAGGATCTCGCCGTCGAAGGCGGCGCCGTCACCCTCGACGCGCGTCCCTGGGAGATCGTCACGCTCGCTTTGAAGGTGAGACCGTGA
- a CDS encoding aspartate/glutamate racemase family protein — protein MKTLALLHTTPVTVASMKALASERAPNVRVVNILDDSLLPEVMAAGRPTEGVRARMRAYAENAVAAGADAVMCCCSSVGDVVDDLRDDLSVPFLRIDAPMAVRAVALGSNVGVIATVRSTLEPTANLVERAAREAGRDATVERVLVEGAYDALVAGHAERHDELVKAALSNLAARSDVVVLAQASMARLLPSLHDLTTPVLSSPESGLAKALEALS, from the coding sequence GTGAAGACCCTCGCCCTGCTGCACACCACGCCCGTCACCGTCGCGTCCATGAAGGCCCTCGCGAGCGAGCGTGCTCCGAACGTTCGCGTCGTGAACATCCTCGATGACAGCCTTCTGCCCGAAGTCATGGCGGCGGGCCGTCCCACCGAGGGCGTGCGCGCGCGCATGCGCGCCTACGCCGAGAACGCCGTCGCGGCGGGCGCGGACGCCGTCATGTGCTGCTGCTCGTCCGTCGGGGACGTCGTCGACGACTTGCGCGACGACCTCTCCGTGCCGTTCTTGCGTATCGACGCGCCGATGGCCGTTCGCGCCGTCGCCCTCGGCTCGAACGTCGGCGTGATCGCCACCGTCCGCAGCACCTTGGAGCCCACCGCCAACCTCGTGGAGCGCGCCGCCCGGGAAGCGGGCCGCGACGCCACCGTGGAGCGCGTCCTCGTCGAAGGCGCCTACGACGCTCTCGTGGCCGGGCACGCCGAGCGGCACGACGAACTCGTCAAAGCCGCCTTGTCGAACCTTGCCGCCCGCAGCGACGTCGTCGTGCTCGCTCAAGCGAGCATGGCGCGCCTCCTGCCGAGCCTTCACGACCTCACCACGCCCGTCCTCTCCAGCCCCGAAAGCGGCCTCGCGAAGGCCCTGGAGGCGTTGTCATGA
- a CDS encoding alpha-mannosidase, giving the protein MIDFRSKTLTVHLVGHAHIDPVWLWNWREGHETVKATFRSALDRLRENPDMVFVHSSAAQYAWMEAHPKLLAEVKDAVQRGQWEPVGGWWVEPDVNLPHGEALARQALIGQRTLERLVGKRARVGFLPDSFGHPSTLPQFLVESGLNAFVFMRPNANEIDLPSNLFVWEGADGSRILSARVECYNSSPLWIESSLKRNLDWRPQELDVWLGLFGVGNHGGGPTKRAIRNLRDLNASPEWPDLKMNSLSGFFDVVREESRPVYQGSLQHHARGCYAAVSEIKALNRRAEYALIRAEKLAVLASSYGYPYPKDELTRAWKRLLFNQFHDILAGSSIESAYDDARHEIGEALGVASRVTFAAMQAVADRVDTRLNGRDADEPIRSVRWDGPTWVTDYGDGVPVLIFNASDRPRSEIVDVELNDWHTPRARLTDESGRDVLAQVSHPESASGGRPRFVFRAEVPAFGYRLYRVTDEDAGEVEHPGLLRVSPTGLENDFWSLRFDADTGALTSLRDNTRGLELLAGGAQVVAVKDETDTWGHGMRSLRHLLGAFANAKLEVVESGPVRATLRVTTTFRNSTAALEFSLSRGSKDIGLDLELDWRERHACAQFVLPTALADVRATFSVPYGSEERPADGEEEPTSTWTDVSGLTRDGRGVRHAAGLSLVSDSKTSASVLGGELRLTLSRSPVYAHHDPATLDPALKYRYVDQGRQVARLAMRPHEGDWRAARVPEFAENFGQPLTFVREYVHDGDLPQRASQLQLSGLESASVSAMKRSEDGDDVVVRLVEWAGASTLGTMRFGPSSHDIALRPFEILTLRLSGGEATRVNFLEEPHDRIPS; this is encoded by the coding sequence ATGATCGACTTTCGAAGCAAAACCTTAACCGTTCACCTCGTCGGTCACGCGCACATCGATCCAGTGTGGCTGTGGAATTGGCGCGAAGGCCACGAGACGGTCAAGGCGACCTTCCGCAGCGCCCTCGACCGTCTGCGCGAAAACCCCGACATGGTCTTCGTTCACTCCAGCGCCGCGCAGTACGCCTGGATGGAAGCCCATCCCAAGCTGCTCGCCGAAGTCAAGGACGCCGTGCAGCGCGGCCAATGGGAACCCGTCGGCGGCTGGTGGGTCGAGCCCGACGTCAACTTGCCCCACGGCGAAGCTCTCGCGCGCCAAGCCCTCATCGGACAGCGAACGCTCGAGCGACTCGTCGGCAAGCGCGCACGCGTCGGCTTTCTGCCCGACTCGTTCGGTCACCCGTCCACCTTGCCTCAGTTTCTCGTGGAGTCGGGCCTGAACGCCTTCGTCTTCATGCGGCCCAACGCGAACGAAATCGACTTGCCGTCGAACCTCTTCGTGTGGGAAGGCGCCGACGGCTCACGCATCTTGTCGGCGCGCGTGGAGTGCTACAACTCCAGTCCGCTGTGGATCGAGAGCAGCCTCAAGCGCAACCTCGATTGGCGCCCGCAGGAATTGGACGTGTGGCTGGGCCTCTTCGGCGTCGGCAACCACGGCGGCGGCCCCACGAAGCGCGCGATTCGGAATCTGCGCGACCTCAACGCCTCGCCCGAGTGGCCCGACTTGAAGATGAACTCGCTCTCGGGCTTCTTCGACGTCGTGCGTGAGGAAAGCCGTCCCGTGTACCAGGGGTCGTTGCAACACCACGCGCGAGGCTGCTACGCCGCCGTGAGCGAGATCAAGGCCCTCAACCGCCGCGCCGAGTACGCGTTGATTCGCGCCGAGAAGCTCGCCGTGCTGGCCTCGTCCTACGGATATCCGTATCCGAAGGACGAGCTCACACGGGCATGGAAGCGGCTGTTGTTCAACCAATTCCACGACATCCTCGCCGGAAGCTCGATCGAAAGCGCGTACGATGACGCGCGGCACGAGATCGGCGAAGCCCTCGGCGTGGCGTCTCGCGTGACGTTCGCCGCCATGCAGGCCGTGGCGGACCGCGTCGACACCCGTCTGAACGGCCGCGACGCCGACGAGCCGATTCGTTCGGTGCGCTGGGACGGCCCGACGTGGGTCACGGACTACGGCGACGGCGTGCCCGTGTTGATCTTCAACGCGTCCGACCGTCCGCGCAGCGAAATCGTGGACGTCGAACTCAACGATTGGCACACGCCGAGGGCGCGCCTCACCGACGAGTCGGGCCGTGACGTCCTCGCGCAAGTCTCGCATCCCGAAAGCGCCTCGGGCGGACGTCCGAGGTTCGTCTTTCGCGCCGAGGTGCCCGCCTTCGGCTACCGCCTGTACCGCGTGACGGACGAAGACGCGGGCGAGGTCGAACATCCGGGCCTTCTACGCGTTTCGCCCACGGGGCTGGAGAACGACTTCTGGTCTTTGCGCTTCGACGCCGACACGGGCGCCTTGACAAGCTTGCGCGACAACACGCGCGGCCTGGAACTGCTCGCGGGCGGCGCGCAAGTCGTCGCGGTGAAAGACGAGACGGACACTTGGGGCCACGGAATGCGCTCGTTGCGCCACCTTCTCGGGGCGTTCGCAAACGCGAAGCTGGAAGTCGTGGAGAGCGGTCCCGTGCGCGCCACCTTGCGCGTCACGACGACCTTCCGGAATTCGACGGCGGCGCTGGAGTTTTCCTTGTCTCGCGGCTCGAAGGACATCGGCCTCGACTTGGAGCTCGATTGGCGCGAACGGCACGCCTGCGCTCAATTCGTGCTGCCGACGGCGCTCGCCGACGTCCGAGCGACCTTCTCCGTTCCGTACGGCAGCGAGGAGCGGCCCGCCGACGGCGAGGAGGAACCGACGTCCACGTGGACGGACGTGAGCGGCCTCACGCGAGACGGACGCGGCGTGCGTCATGCAGCAGGCTTGTCGCTCGTGAGCGATTCGAAGACATCCGCGAGCGTCCTCGGCGGCGAGTTGCGCCTCACCTTGTCGCGCAGCCCCGTGTACGCGCACCACGATCCCGCGACGCTCGACCCCGCCTTGAAGTACCGCTACGTCGACCAAGGCCGACAAGTCGCGCGCCTCGCCATGAGGCCGCACGAAGGAGATTGGCGCGCGGCGCGCGTGCCGGAGTTCGCCGAGAACTTCGGGCAGCCCTTGACGTTCGTGCGCGAGTACGTCCACGACGGCGACTTGCCGCAGCGCGCGTCGCAGTTGCAACTCAGCGGCTTGGAGAGCGCCTCCGTCAGCGCCATGAAACGCTCGGAAGACGGTGACGACGTCGTCGTGCGGCTCGTCGAGTGGGCGGGCGCCTCGACGCTCGGAACCATGCGGTTCGGCCCGTCCTCGCACGACATCGCCCTGCGGCCCTTCGAGATCTTGACCTTGCGCCTCTCGGGCGGCGAGGCGACGCGCGTGAACTTCCTGGAGGAGCCGCATGATCGAATCCCTTCCTGA
- a CDS encoding beta-mannosidase, protein MTHGPEEREEGHAGSHGQHWDLGGRWDLAPSVSEAWRFRRLHSERDQSVGAFARTAWISARVPGSVHLDLIEAGVLKDPNFALNSFEAEWVSARQWVYRRALEVDAPEGGRLTLCFDGVDFEADVYLDGQLLGGVAGTHTPARFDVSFLDRRAPHLLAVVLHEPPPEHGQLGRTSETRTLKPRYGYWWDFATRLVHVGLWRDVRLEWDEGAAITDVNPRVTLTDDFTHATVDVEVDVHGDPDVVVTAELRHPNGTTERVAGRDLRFEIPEPALWWPHDLGDQPLYEVTAFVSGARPVTKRFGVRRVRLVHNEASRERGARPYTLEVNGVSVYARGYNIVPTDLIPGRRGVPAKERALAELVRFSHANLLRFNGVGYAASNAWLDACDELGVMVWQEMPLSSSGTDNVPPPLKMFEAQVRRDVPPLVRHVRSHPCVVLFGAGNELTDEHRRPADESNETIALICTLISNTDGTRPFLPTSPSGPSYEMHPEARPEDLHDIHGGWHYRGVHDSYEMHARNRALVHSEFGCQAPSRSATLRKYLTHPWPMTDANPEVVHHGEWWLMAHRVEEVFGEVGDLDTYVHVGQAAQGDVLRHALTWNRSRQEECSAALVWQLGEPWPNAHNTSVVDYDLKPKLAYYRCKEANAPVAIHLGMTAPVGEESVTLRPRLLGAEGELTFEVFDLSGAKRQEGTVDGDLTVHLLDTPVLLRLRHEDRLAEQWLARDRPHPFAALVTAPGTTLEVTRQGDRLTVRNTGGTVAPYVMIEATGDGPERFSDNGFHLLPGEARAVESSPAASVRLRAFNASWVTSPWEAE, encoded by the coding sequence GTGACGCACGGCCCGGAAGAAAGAGAGGAGGGGCACGCAGGCTCGCACGGCCAGCATTGGGATTTGGGTGGACGGTGGGATCTGGCGCCGTCCGTCAGCGAAGCTTGGCGTTTCCGCCGCTTGCACTCCGAGCGAGATCAAAGCGTCGGGGCGTTCGCGCGCACCGCGTGGATTTCTGCGCGAGTGCCGGGCAGCGTGCACCTCGACTTGATCGAGGCGGGCGTGCTGAAAGACCCGAACTTCGCCTTGAACTCCTTCGAGGCGGAGTGGGTGAGCGCGCGGCAGTGGGTATACCGCCGCGCGCTGGAAGTCGACGCTCCCGAAGGCGGACGCCTCACGCTGTGTTTCGACGGCGTGGACTTCGAGGCGGACGTGTACCTCGACGGTCAACTGCTCGGCGGCGTCGCGGGCACGCACACGCCCGCCCGCTTCGACGTGAGCTTCCTCGATCGCCGCGCGCCGCACCTTCTCGCGGTCGTCTTGCACGAACCCCCGCCCGAGCACGGCCAACTCGGCCGCACGAGCGAGACGCGCACCCTCAAGCCGAGGTACGGCTACTGGTGGGACTTCGCGACGCGCCTCGTCCACGTCGGGCTGTGGCGTGACGTGCGCTTGGAGTGGGACGAGGGCGCGGCCATCACCGACGTGAATCCGCGCGTGACGCTCACCGACGACTTCACCCATGCGACCGTGGACGTCGAAGTGGACGTTCACGGCGATCCGGACGTCGTCGTCACGGCAGAGTTACGCCACCCGAACGGAACGACCGAGCGCGTCGCGGGACGCGACCTCCGCTTCGAGATTCCCGAGCCCGCCTTGTGGTGGCCGCACGATCTCGGCGATCAACCGCTTTACGAAGTCACCGCCTTCGTGTCCGGCGCGCGCCCCGTGACGAAGCGCTTCGGAGTTCGCCGAGTGCGGCTCGTGCACAACGAAGCTTCGCGCGAGCGAGGCGCGCGGCCCTACACCCTCGAAGTCAACGGCGTCTCCGTCTACGCGCGCGGCTACAACATCGTCCCGACCGACCTCATTCCCGGTCGTCGCGGCGTGCCCGCCAAAGAGCGCGCCCTCGCCGAACTCGTGCGTTTCTCGCACGCGAACCTCCTGCGTTTCAACGGCGTGGGTTACGCGGCGTCGAACGCGTGGCTCGACGCTTGCGACGAACTGGGCGTCATGGTGTGGCAGGAGATGCCGCTCTCGTCGAGCGGCACGGACAACGTTCCGCCGCCGCTGAAGATGTTCGAGGCCCAAGTGCGCCGAGACGTGCCGCCGCTCGTGCGGCACGTTCGAAGCCATCCTTGCGTCGTGCTGTTCGGCGCGGGCAACGAGCTCACCGACGAACATCGACGGCCCGCCGACGAGTCGAACGAGACGATCGCCCTCATCTGCACTCTCATCTCCAACACCGACGGCACGCGCCCCTTCCTGCCGACCTCTCCGAGCGGGCCGTCCTACGAAATGCATCCCGAAGCGCGTCCCGAGGACCTTCACGACATTCACGGCGGCTGGCACTACCGAGGCGTGCACGACAGCTACGAGATGCACGCGCGCAACCGCGCCCTCGTCCACTCCGAGTTCGGCTGTCAAGCGCCGTCGCGAAGCGCGACCTTGCGCAAGTACCTCACGCACCCCTGGCCGATGACGGACGCGAATCCCGAAGTCGTTCACCATGGCGAGTGGTGGTTGATGGCGCACCGCGTCGAGGAAGTGTTCGGCGAAGTCGGCGACCTCGACACGTACGTCCACGTGGGCCAAGCCGCGCAAGGCGACGTGCTTCGTCACGCGTTGACCTGGAATCGTTCGCGCCAAGAAGAGTGCAGCGCCGCCCTCGTGTGGCAACTCGGCGAGCCGTGGCCGAACGCGCACAACACCTCGGTCGTGGACTACGACCTCAAGCCCAAGCTCGCGTACTACCGCTGCAAGGAAGCGAACGCGCCCGTGGCGATCCACCTCGGCATGACGGCTCCCGTCGGCGAGGAAAGCGTAACGCTTCGCCCGCGACTTCTCGGCGCGGAAGGCGAGCTGACCTTCGAAGTCTTCGACTTGAGCGGCGCGAAGCGGCAAGAAGGCACCGTCGACGGCGACTTGACGGTTCACTTGCTCGACACGCCCGTCTTGCTGCGCTTGAGGCACGAGGACCGCCTCGCCGAGCAGTGGCTCGCCCGGGACCGCCCGCATCCCTTCGCCGCCCTCGTCACCGCGCCGGGAACGACGCTGGAAGTCACTCGGCAAGGCGACCGCTTGACGGTTCGCAACACGGGCGGCACCGTCGCGCCGTACGTCATGATCGAAGCGACCGGAGACGGCCCCGAGCGCTTCTCGGACAACGGCTTCCACTTGCTGCCGGGAGAAGCGCGCGCCGTGGAGTCCTCGCCCGCCGCTTCCGTTCGCCTGCGCGCCTTCAACGCCTCCTGGGTCACCTCGCCGTGGGAGGCCGAATGA
- a CDS encoding class II fructose-bisphosphate aldolase, translating to MKLPRSLTLAELLPEAQQGGYAVAAFSARYRACVEPVLRAAQDLRSPVIVEISQRELGWFGLSPRDFRDAVEKAMIDLALDVPLCLHLDHSWEFDVIEAAVTAGFSSVMIDASAQPFEDNIAATKRVVAMAHPRGVSVEAELGKLTTTDKLETEGDEALYTVPEEALDFVNRTGCDALAVSIGTAHGVYTVKDPKIDFDRLAAIRALLPTTPLVLHGGSGLPVHTVRRAIALPGGGVSKMNVATDLEQALLKAMPGRSRMTSAELDALPNEERALGLDAVYLEASDKITNYVLSAGKADAVRA from the coding sequence ATGAAACTTCCGCGCAGCCTCACCCTCGCCGAACTCCTGCCCGAAGCGCAACAAGGCGGGTACGCCGTCGCCGCCTTCAGCGCCCGCTACCGTGCGTGCGTCGAACCCGTTCTGAGGGCGGCGCAAGACCTTCGCAGCCCCGTCATCGTCGAGATCTCGCAGCGCGAACTCGGCTGGTTCGGGCTCTCTCCGCGCGACTTCCGCGACGCCGTCGAAAAAGCCATGATCGACCTCGCGCTGGACGTGCCGCTCTGCTTGCACCTCGACCACTCCTGGGAGTTCGACGTCATCGAAGCGGCCGTCACCGCCGGTTTTTCCAGCGTCATGATCGACGCGTCCGCTCAACCCTTCGAGGACAACATCGCCGCGACGAAGCGCGTCGTCGCCATGGCCCACCCGCGCGGTGTGAGCGTCGAAGCCGAACTCGGCAAGCTCACCACGACCGACAAGCTCGAAACCGAAGGAGACGAAGCGCTTTACACCGTTCCCGAGGAAGCGCTCGACTTCGTGAACCGGACGGGATGCGACGCCCTCGCCGTGTCCATCGGCACCGCGCACGGCGTCTACACCGTGAAAGACCCGAAGATCGACTTCGACCGACTCGCCGCCATTCGGGCGTTGCTGCCGACGACGCCGCTCGTCTTGCACGGTGGCAGCGGCCTTCCCGTGCACACCGTGCGCCGCGCGATCGCCCTGCCCGGCGGCGGCGTGTCCAAGATGAACGTCGCCACGGACCTCGAGCAGGCCCTTCTGAAAGCCATGCCGGGCCGCAGCCGCATGACGAGCGCCGAACTCGACGCCTTGCCCAACGAGGAACGCGCGCTCGGCCTCGACGCCGTGTACCTCGAAGCGAGCGACAAGATCACGAACTACGTGCTGTCCGCCGGGAAGGCGGACGCGGTGCGCGCGTGA